A window from Syntrophus gentianae encodes these proteins:
- a CDS encoding IS110 family transposase translates to MPVSAVLGIDLAEHKFDVALLVAGKTEHKVCRNSIEGFETLKQWLDEQGVELLHACIAATDGNGDELAVYLRRSGHRVSTVHPSIINEFAWSERLHSKMDKTDSFMVARFCQVMKPREWDPPLPEIRSLVDLGRRADSLVNVDDQERTRIRALNGYADSVIQGHIAFLDEGIEKLKFGSK, encoded by the coding sequence ATGCCCGTATCGGCTGTCCTGGGGATCGATCTTGCCGAACATAAATTCGATGTGGCACTTCTTGTCGCTGGGAAGACCGAACATAAGGTCTGTAGAAATTCAATCGAAGGGTTTGAAACCCTGAAACAATGGCTTGATGAACAGGGGGTTGAGTTGCTTCATGCCTGCATTGCGGCAACTGACGGCAATGGGGATGAACTGGCGGTCTATCTCCGTCGTTCCGGTCACAGGGTCAGCACGGTCCATCCTTCAATAATCAACGAGTTTGCCTGGAGTGAACGGCTTCATTCCAAGATGGATAAGACGGATTCTTTTATGGTTGCCAGGTTCTGTCAGGTCATGAAACCCAGGGAATGGGATCCTCCGTTACCGGAGATCCGATCTCTGGTAGATCTGGGGCGACGGGCGGACAGCCTGGTCAACGTGGACGATCAGGAGAGAACACGGATCAGGGCATTGAATGGATATGCCGACTCAGTGATCCAGGGGCATATTGCTTTTCTGGATGAGGGAATTGAAAAACTCAAGTTCGGATCAAAATAG